One Serinicoccus chungangensis genomic window carries:
- the dnaE gene encoding DNA polymerase III subunit alpha translates to MSAPASSSVPREQNFVHLHNHTEYSMLDGAARITDMFDKAAELGMPAIATTDHGFIFGAYEFWKTAQRYDVKPIIGLEAYVTPGTHRTDKTRVKYGDGGRDDVSGGGAYTHMTLLARNNNGMHNLFRMASLASMEGYYFKPRMDRELLETYGQGLIATTGCPSGEIQTRLRLGQWDQAVQYASDMKDIFGADNYFLELMDHGIQIERVVRQDLLRLAKELSLPLLATNDLHYTHQEDAKAHSALLCVQSGSTMQDPNRFQFNGDGYYLKSAAEMRDVWRELPEACDNTLLVADRCDISFTEGEGRYMPRFPVPEGEDETSWFIKEVETGLQRRYPEGVPDYARKQAEYEAEVIIGKGYPGYFLVVADFINWAKDNGIKVGPGRGSGAGSMCAYAMGITDLDPIPHGLIFERFLNPERKSMPDFDVDFDDRRRSEVIRYVTEKYGDDRVAMIVTYGTIKAKQALKDSSRVMGYPFAMGERLTKAMPPSVMGKDISLSGIQDPQDKRYAEAGEFRELLAEDEHAAEVFDTATGLEGLKRQWGVHAAGVIMSSEPLIDVIPIMRRDQDGQIITQFDYPTCESLGLVKMDFLGLRNLTVLDDAITNIKDNRGQEIDLDALSKDMTDRATYDLLSRGDTLGVFQLDGNGMRQLLRLMQPDTFEDISAALALYRPGPMGVNAHTNFALRKNGKQENTPLDPELKGKLQPEMEEALQPILENTYGLCVAGETPIIDADSGERVRVDELEERVRQGFFTLGVDERGKVVRRRVTHWWQMPDKPVLTVATVLGERLRLSADHPVLTQRGWVRAGELVVGDDRIAWTDDERVRAGRAETVLVGATAGPAAADFPVSATAAEGRDEKLGWARVTDVSVGPAEPVYDITVDDVHNFIVHGMVLSNCIYQEQVMEIAQKLAGYTLGNADLLRRAMGKKKKEVLDAEYIPFSDGMKANGYNEASVAALWGVLVPFSDYAFNKAHTAAYGVISYWTGYLKANFPAEYMAALLTSVGDDKDKTALYLAECRRLRIPVLPPDVNESIGTFAAVGDDIRFGLQAIRNVGSNVVQAIVATREEKGAFTSFEDFLRKCPAVVCNKRTIESLCKAGAFDGLGHTRQGLVTVHERYVEALADEKKQEAIGQDSLFSGLSFGGGDEDGGGEPLQIVTLPAIPGIEWDKTARLAFEREMLGLYVSDHPLNGIEHILSQHASASILQLVGEDGAKDGDFVTVAGLITNLQLKRTKNGDPYARATVEDMAGSLDVVFWPKTYMTISTMLAEDTVVVVKGRLKKDDSTELMANEMMLPDIKTGPRGPVVLTMTPTRINDVLAHQLKGVLANHPGATEVHVRLTQPGRTVLIKLDEGLRVTATPELFGDLKALLGPASVGS, encoded by the coding sequence ATGTCAGCACCAGCCAGCAGCAGCGTCCCGCGCGAGCAGAACTTCGTCCACCTGCACAACCACACCGAGTACTCCATGCTCGACGGTGCGGCGCGGATCACCGATATGTTCGACAAGGCCGCCGAGCTGGGGATGCCGGCGATCGCGACGACCGACCACGGGTTCATCTTCGGCGCCTACGAGTTCTGGAAGACCGCTCAGCGCTACGACGTCAAGCCGATCATCGGGCTCGAGGCCTACGTCACGCCGGGCACCCACCGCACGGACAAGACCCGGGTGAAGTACGGCGACGGGGGACGTGACGACGTCTCCGGTGGCGGCGCCTACACCCACATGACGCTGCTGGCGCGCAACAACAACGGCATGCACAACCTCTTCCGGATGGCCTCGCTGGCCTCGATGGAGGGCTACTACTTCAAGCCCCGCATGGACCGCGAGCTGCTGGAGACCTACGGCCAGGGCCTCATCGCGACCACCGGCTGCCCGTCCGGGGAGATCCAGACCCGGCTGCGGCTCGGGCAGTGGGACCAGGCGGTTCAGTACGCCTCGGACATGAAGGACATCTTCGGGGCGGACAACTACTTCCTCGAGCTCATGGACCACGGCATCCAGATCGAGCGGGTCGTCCGCCAGGACCTGCTCCGGCTGGCCAAGGAGCTGTCCCTGCCGCTGCTGGCGACCAACGACCTGCACTACACGCACCAGGAGGACGCCAAGGCGCACTCCGCGCTGCTGTGCGTGCAGTCCGGCTCGACGATGCAGGACCCGAACCGGTTCCAGTTCAACGGCGACGGCTACTACCTCAAGTCGGCCGCCGAGATGCGGGACGTGTGGCGCGAGCTGCCCGAGGCCTGCGACAACACCCTGCTGGTGGCCGACCGCTGCGACATCTCCTTCACCGAGGGCGAGGGGCGCTACATGCCGCGCTTCCCGGTCCCGGAGGGTGAGGACGAGACCAGCTGGTTCATCAAGGAGGTCGAGACCGGCCTGCAGCGCCGCTATCCGGAGGGGGTGCCGGACTACGCGCGCAAGCAGGCGGAGTACGAGGCCGAGGTCATCATCGGCAAGGGCTACCCGGGCTACTTCCTCGTCGTCGCCGACTTCATCAACTGGGCCAAGGACAACGGGATCAAGGTCGGCCCGGGCCGAGGCTCGGGCGCCGGGTCCATGTGCGCCTACGCCATGGGGATCACCGACCTGGACCCGATCCCGCACGGCCTGATCTTCGAGCGGTTCCTCAACCCCGAGCGCAAGTCGATGCCCGACTTCGACGTCGACTTCGACGACCGGCGCCGCTCGGAGGTCATCCGCTACGTCACCGAGAAGTACGGCGACGACCGGGTCGCGATGATCGTCACCTACGGCACGATCAAGGCCAAGCAGGCGCTCAAGGACTCCTCCCGGGTCATGGGCTACCCCTTCGCCATGGGCGAGAGGCTCACCAAGGCCATGCCGCCCAGCGTCATGGGCAAGGACATCTCCCTGTCCGGGATCCAGGACCCGCAGGACAAGAGGTATGCCGAGGCGGGCGAGTTCCGCGAGCTGCTCGCCGAGGACGAGCACGCCGCCGAGGTCTTCGACACCGCCACGGGCCTGGAGGGGCTGAAGCGCCAGTGGGGGGTGCACGCGGCCGGCGTCATCATGTCCAGCGAGCCGCTCATCGACGTCATCCCCATCATGCGCCGTGACCAGGACGGCCAGATCATCACCCAGTTCGACTACCCGACGTGCGAGTCGCTCGGGCTGGTCAAGATGGACTTCCTGGGGCTGCGCAACCTCACCGTCCTCGACGACGCGATCACCAACATCAAGGACAACCGGGGCCAGGAGATCGACCTCGACGCCCTGTCCAAGGACATGACCGACCGGGCGACCTACGACCTGCTGAGCCGAGGAGACACGCTCGGCGTCTTCCAGCTCGACGGCAACGGGATGCGCCAGCTGCTGCGGCTCATGCAGCCGGACACCTTCGAGGACATCTCGGCGGCGCTCGCCCTCTACCGGCCCGGGCCCATGGGCGTCAACGCCCACACCAACTTCGCCCTGCGCAAGAACGGCAAGCAGGAGAACACCCCGCTGGACCCCGAGCTCAAGGGCAAGCTGCAGCCGGAGATGGAGGAGGCCCTGCAGCCCATCCTGGAGAACACGTACGGCTTGTGCGTAGCGGGGGAGACCCCCATCATCGACGCCGACAGCGGAGAGCGGGTTCGGGTCGACGAGCTCGAGGAGCGCGTGCGGCAGGGATTCTTCACCCTGGGTGTCGACGAGCGCGGCAAGGTCGTACGCCGACGGGTCACGCACTGGTGGCAGATGCCGGACAAGCCCGTGCTGACGGTGGCGACGGTGCTGGGCGAGCGCCTCCGCCTGTCGGCCGACCACCCCGTGCTCACCCAGCGCGGCTGGGTCCGGGCCGGTGAGCTCGTGGTGGGTGATGACCGGATCGCGTGGACGGACGACGAGCGTGTCCGAGCCGGGCGCGCCGAGACCGTCCTCGTCGGCGCCACCGCCGGTCCTGCAGCCGCGGACTTCCCGGTGTCTGCGACCGCTGCCGAGGGGCGCGACGAAAAGCTGGGTTGGGCACGCGTCACCGACGTCTCGGTGGGGCCGGCCGAGCCGGTCTACGACATCACCGTCGACGACGTGCACAACTTCATCGTCCACGGGATGGTGCTCTCCAACTGCATCTACCAGGAGCAGGTCATGGAGATCGCCCAGAAGCTGGCGGGCTACACCCTGGGCAACGCCGACCTGCTCCGCCGCGCGATGGGCAAGAAGAAGAAGGAGGTGCTCGACGCCGAGTACATCCCGTTCTCCGACGGGATGAAGGCCAACGGCTACAACGAGGCCTCGGTGGCCGCGCTGTGGGGCGTGCTCGTGCCGTTCTCCGACTACGCCTTCAACAAGGCGCACACCGCGGCCTACGGCGTCATCTCCTACTGGACCGGCTACCTCAAGGCCAACTTCCCCGCCGAGTACATGGCGGCCCTGCTCACCAGCGTGGGGGACGACAAGGACAAGACGGCGCTCTACCTCGCCGAGTGCCGCCGGCTGCGCATCCCCGTCCTGCCGCCGGACGTCAACGAGTCGATCGGCACCTTCGCGGCGGTCGGCGACGACATCCGCTTCGGTCTGCAGGCGATCCGCAACGTCGGTTCCAACGTCGTGCAGGCCATCGTCGCCACCCGCGAGGAGAAGGGCGCGTTCACCTCCTTCGAGGACTTCCTGCGCAAGTGCCCGGCCGTGGTCTGCAACAAGCGCACCATCGAGTCGCTGTGCAAGGCCGGGGCCTTCGACGGGCTCGGGCACACCCGCCAGGGCCTCGTCACGGTCCACGAGCGGTACGTCGAGGCGCTCGCCGACGAGAAGAAGCAGGAGGCCATCGGCCAGGACAGCCTCTTCTCCGGGCTCTCCTTCGGCGGAGGCGACGAGGACGGCGGGGGAGAGCCGCTGCAGATCGTCACCCTCCCGGCCATCCCCGGCATCGAGTGGGACAAGACCGCCCGGCTCGCGTTCGAGCGGGAGATGCTGGGTCTCTACGTCTCCGACCACCCGCTCAACGGCATCGAGCACATCCTGTCCCAGCACGCCTCCGCCTCGATCCTGCAGCTCGTCGGCGAGGACGGCGCCAAGGACGGTGACTTCGTCACCGTCGCCGGGCTCATCACCAACCTGCAGCTCAAGCGGACCAAGAACGGCGACCCGTACGCCCGGGCCACCGTCGAGGACATGGCCGGCTCGCTCGACGTCGTCTTCTGGCCCAAGACCTACATGACCATCTCGACCATGCTGGCCGAGGACACCGTCGTCGTGGTCAAGGGCCGGCTGAAGAAGGACGACTCCACCGAGCTCATGGCCAACGAGATGATGCTGCCGGACATCAAGACCGGTCCCCGCGGTCCGGTCGTCCTGACCATGACCCCGACCCGCATCAACGACGTGCTGGCGCACCAGCTCAAGGGGGTGCTGGCCAACCACCCCGGTGCCACCGAGGTGCACGTCCGGCTGACCCAGCCGGGCCGCACCGTCCTCATCAAGCTCGACGAGGGCCTGCGGGTCACCGCGACCCCGGAGCTGTTCGGCGACCTCAAGGCCCTGCTGGGGCCGGCCAGCGTCGGGAGCTGA
- a CDS encoding S9 family peptidase, translating to MTPQPAPPRAARLDVVRSHHGEDVVDPYEWLRDKSDPDVIAHLEAENAYTEDRTAHLGELQQSIFEEIKGRVQQTDLSVPVRHRDWWYYTRTIEGEQYAVHGRVAVGESPDRPELDPGAAPEGEEVLLDGNAEAQGEEFFSLGAFDVTAAGDRLAYAVDTTGDERFDLRIKDLTSGEVVDDAVRGIGYGTAWSADGGHLFYVRVDDAWRPHQVWRHRVGAPAEEDVLVHQEDDERFWMGVGTSRDDRHVIIWLGSKNTSEVRLVDAEEPTGEVRVVAPREEGVEYDVEPAGERLWIVHNRDHRDFELAVAPATTTSAQDWSTVVPGEDGVRLAGVEAFAGHLVLSLRREGLTQLQVLPLSGQGRPVGEGYQVPVEEAVYTIETGTNPTYETDTLQVLVESLVTPRSVLDLDLGSGELTLVKQQPVLGGYDPADYQQQRLWATAADGTQIPISLVARRDAEPDGSHPGLLYGYGSYEISVDPHFSISRLSYLDRGVVHAVAHVRGGGEMGRGWYEDGRMEHKTNTFTDFVACADHLVETGWVAPDRLAAEGRSAGGLLMGAVLNLAPERFRVVHAGVAFVDALTTILDPSLPLTVSEWEEWGNPVDSAQIYQLMRSYTPYENIRRVDYPAILATTGLNDTRVFYVEPAKWVARLRETVTSDPQERPILLKTEMVAGHGGKTGRYDAWRETAFEIAFVLDQLGATELVTS from the coding sequence GTGACCCCTCAGCCTGCACCGCCCCGCGCCGCCCGCCTCGACGTCGTCCGCTCCCACCACGGCGAGGACGTCGTCGATCCCTACGAGTGGCTGCGGGACAAGTCCGACCCGGACGTCATCGCCCACCTCGAGGCGGAGAACGCGTACACCGAGGACCGCACGGCCCACCTGGGCGAGCTGCAGCAGAGCATCTTCGAGGAGATCAAGGGCCGGGTCCAGCAGACCGACCTGTCGGTGCCGGTGCGGCATCGCGACTGGTGGTACTACACCCGCACCATCGAGGGGGAGCAGTACGCCGTCCACGGGCGGGTCGCCGTCGGCGAGTCGCCGGACCGGCCCGAGCTCGACCCCGGCGCGGCTCCCGAGGGTGAGGAGGTGCTGCTGGACGGCAACGCCGAGGCGCAGGGCGAGGAGTTCTTCAGCCTGGGCGCCTTCGACGTGACCGCGGCGGGCGACCGGCTCGCCTACGCGGTGGACACCACCGGCGACGAGCGCTTCGACCTGCGGATCAAGGACCTCACCAGCGGCGAGGTCGTGGACGACGCGGTGCGGGGCATCGGCTACGGGACGGCGTGGAGCGCCGACGGCGGGCACCTGTTCTACGTGCGGGTCGACGACGCCTGGCGGCCGCACCAGGTCTGGCGTCACCGGGTCGGCGCCCCGGCGGAGGAGGACGTGCTGGTCCACCAGGAGGACGACGAGCGGTTCTGGATGGGGGTCGGCACCTCGCGCGACGACCGGCACGTCATCATCTGGCTGGGCAGCAAGAACACCTCCGAGGTGCGGCTGGTCGACGCCGAGGAGCCCACCGGTGAGGTCCGTGTGGTCGCGCCCCGGGAGGAGGGCGTGGAGTACGACGTGGAGCCCGCGGGCGAGCGCCTGTGGATCGTGCACAACCGGGACCACCGTGACTTCGAGCTCGCGGTCGCCCCGGCGACCACGACGTCGGCGCAGGACTGGTCGACGGTCGTGCCCGGCGAGGACGGGGTGCGGCTGGCCGGGGTCGAGGCCTTCGCCGGCCACCTCGTGCTGTCCCTGCGCCGGGAGGGGCTGACCCAGCTGCAGGTCCTGCCCCTGTCCGGCCAGGGACGCCCGGTGGGCGAGGGCTACCAGGTCCCGGTGGAGGAGGCGGTCTACACCATCGAGACCGGCACCAACCCGACCTACGAGACCGACACGCTGCAGGTGCTCGTCGAGTCCCTGGTGACCCCGCGCAGCGTCCTGGACCTGGACCTGGGCAGCGGCGAGCTGACCCTCGTCAAGCAGCAGCCCGTGCTCGGCGGCTACGACCCGGCCGACTACCAGCAGCAGCGGCTCTGGGCCACGGCGGCGGACGGCACGCAGATCCCCATCTCCCTGGTGGCCCGGCGGGACGCCGAGCCTGACGGCAGCCACCCGGGCCTGCTCTACGGCTACGGGTCCTACGAGATCTCCGTGGACCCGCACTTCTCGATCTCCCGGCTGTCCTACCTCGACCGAGGTGTCGTGCACGCCGTGGCGCACGTCCGCGGCGGCGGTGAGATGGGCCGCGGGTGGTACGAGGACGGGCGGATGGAGCACAAGACCAACACCTTCACCGACTTCGTCGCCTGCGCCGACCACCTCGTCGAGACCGGCTGGGTGGCCCCCGACCGCCTGGCCGCCGAGGGCCGCTCGGCCGGAGGGCTGCTCATGGGTGCCGTCCTCAACCTCGCGCCCGAGCGCTTCCGCGTGGTCCACGCCGGCGTCGCCTTCGTCGACGCGCTCACCACCATCCTCGACCCCTCCCTCCCGCTGACCGTGAGCGAGTGGGAGGAGTGGGGCAACCCGGTCGACTCGGCGCAGATCTACCAGCTCATGCGCTCCTACACCCCCTACGAGAACATCCGGCGGGTGGACTACCCCGCGATCCTGGCCACGACGGGGCTCAACGACACCCGTGTGTTCTACGTCGAGCCGGCCAAGTGGGTGGCCAGGCTCCGGGAGACCGTCACCAGCGACCCGCAGGAGCGCCCCATCCTGCTCAAGACCGAGATGGTCGCCGGGCACGGCGGCAAGACGGGGCGCTACGACGCCTGGCGGGAGACCGCCTTCGAGATCGCCTTCGTCCTCGACCAGCTCGGAGCGACGGAGCTCGTCACCAGCTGA
- a CDS encoding aldehyde dehydrogenase family protein, which translates to MAGRAWAATPWQERLPVLREVADLISARANELAALMTMEVGKNRLEALGDVEESAVFFRYYCDQVEKNGGFEAAMEQLSATETTRSVLRPHGVWGVISPFNFPMALAAGPAAAALVAGNAVVLKPSVQGTHVAWKLYETMLEAGLPDGLMQILPGGDDVGKAVVAHPGLDGLTFTGSYAGGMAVMDAFRGDYPRPVITEMGGKNPTIVTASADIEAAAKGITRSIAGASGQKCSACSRVYVDAAVHDELVQTLGKALGAVVVGDPLERDTFCGPVIDADAVERFRGAVEHAREAGGTVVAGGEVLQGTDGHPGYFVQPTLISGLPADDELFTSELFVPLAVVAPVDGLDEALERANDTVFGLTAGLFAGEQDEIDRFLAGIEAGVVYVNRPAGATTGAWPGVQPFGGWKGSGSSGKAGGGLHYVQLFMREQSQTVVTG; encoded by the coding sequence GTGGCCGGTCGCGCGTGGGCGGCCACGCCCTGGCAGGAGCGGCTCCCGGTGCTGCGCGAGGTGGCCGACCTCATCAGCGCGCGCGCCAACGAGCTGGCCGCCCTCATGACCATGGAGGTCGGCAAGAACCGCCTGGAGGCGCTGGGCGACGTCGAGGAGTCGGCCGTCTTCTTCCGGTACTACTGCGACCAGGTGGAGAAGAACGGCGGCTTCGAGGCGGCGATGGAGCAGCTGTCCGCCACCGAGACCACCCGTTCGGTCCTGCGCCCGCACGGCGTGTGGGGCGTCATCAGCCCGTTCAACTTCCCGATGGCGCTCGCGGCCGGTCCGGCGGCCGCCGCGCTCGTCGCGGGCAACGCCGTCGTCCTCAAGCCCTCGGTCCAGGGCACCCACGTCGCGTGGAAGCTCTACGAGACCATGCTCGAGGCCGGCCTGCCCGACGGGCTCATGCAGATCCTCCCGGGCGGGGACGACGTCGGCAAGGCGGTCGTCGCGCACCCGGGCCTCGACGGGCTGACCTTCACCGGGTCCTACGCCGGAGGCATGGCCGTCATGGACGCCTTCCGGGGCGACTACCCACGTCCGGTCATCACCGAGATGGGCGGCAAGAACCCGACGATCGTCACCGCCAGCGCCGACATCGAGGCCGCGGCGAAGGGCATCACCCGCTCCATCGCCGGTGCCTCGGGGCAGAAGTGCTCGGCCTGCTCCCGCGTCTACGTCGACGCGGCGGTCCACGACGAGCTGGTCCAGACCCTGGGCAAGGCGCTCGGTGCGGTCGTCGTGGGCGACCCGCTGGAGCGCGACACCTTCTGCGGGCCGGTCATCGACGCCGACGCCGTCGAGCGCTTCCGCGGCGCGGTCGAGCACGCCCGCGAGGCGGGCGGGACCGTCGTCGCCGGCGGCGAGGTCCTCCAGGGCACCGACGGGCACCCCGGCTACTTCGTGCAGCCGACGCTCATCTCGGGCCTGCCCGCCGACGACGAGCTGTTCACCAGCGAGCTCTTCGTGCCGCTCGCCGTCGTGGCACCGGTCGACGGGCTCGACGAGGCGCTGGAGCGGGCCAACGACACGGTCTTCGGGCTGACGGCCGGGCTGTTCGCCGGCGAGCAGGACGAGATCGACCGCTTCCTGGCAGGCATCGAGGCCGGCGTGGTCTACGTCAACCGGCCCGCCGGGGCCACGACCGGTGCCTGGCCGGGCGTGCAGCCCTTCGGCGGCTGGAAGGGCTCGGGCAGCTCGGGCAAGGCCGGCGGCGGCCTGCACTACGTGCAGCTCTTCATGCGCGAGCAGTCCCAGACCGTCGTCACCGGCTGA
- a CDS encoding aminotransferase class III-fold pyridoxal phosphate-dependent enzyme: protein MTDTTLAEPTTDWADPSRPVPDLRTELPGPLTREVVAGDQAITSPSLPRAYPFAPRRARGCRIEDVDGNLFLDFNAGIAVNSTGHAHPEVVRAVQDQAADLLHYSASDFFLPVYSQMCQALARTAPMSEPVRVFLTNSGAEAVEGALKLARYATGRPYVISFYGAFHGRTMGAVSLTSSKPKYHQGFGPLLPGVLHVPYADPAKVAAGEDASDTATFDALETIFRHDVAPSEVAAIFVEPIQGEGGYIVPGEGWMRRLRELCDEHGILLVADEVQCGMGRTGTMWAIEQTGVEPDVLLSAKGIASGLPLGAFIARASLMESWGVGTHGSTYGGSPVPCAAGLATLRVIESEGLLEHARTVGDQVLAGLREIQAAHPEAVVDVRGVGLMIGVEFADSALSAAVQQAAFERGLLVLEAGESVVRMSPPLVVTPEEARTGLRIFGEAVAAAAGAASLGG, encoded by the coding sequence ATGACCGACACCACCCTGGCCGAGCCGACCACCGACTGGGCCGACCCCTCCCGCCCCGTGCCCGACCTGCGCACCGAGCTGCCCGGCCCGCTCACCCGCGAGGTCGTCGCCGGCGACCAGGCGATCACCAGCCCGTCCCTGCCGCGCGCCTACCCCTTCGCCCCGCGGCGCGCGCGCGGCTGCCGCATCGAGGACGTCGACGGCAACCTCTTCCTCGACTTCAACGCCGGCATCGCGGTGAACTCCACCGGGCACGCCCACCCCGAGGTGGTCCGCGCGGTCCAGGACCAGGCGGCCGACCTGCTGCACTACTCGGCCAGCGACTTCTTCCTGCCGGTCTACTCCCAGATGTGCCAGGCGCTCGCCCGGACCGCGCCGATGAGCGAGCCGGTGCGCGTCTTCCTCACCAACTCCGGCGCCGAGGCCGTGGAGGGTGCCCTCAAGCTCGCCCGCTACGCGACGGGGCGTCCCTACGTCATCAGCTTCTACGGCGCCTTCCACGGACGCACCATGGGCGCGGTGTCGCTCACCAGCTCCAAGCCGAAGTACCACCAGGGCTTCGGACCGCTGCTGCCCGGCGTCCTGCACGTGCCCTACGCCGACCCCGCCAAGGTGGCCGCCGGTGAGGACGCGTCCGACACCGCGACCTTCGACGCGCTGGAGACCATCTTCCGCCACGACGTGGCCCCCAGCGAGGTCGCCGCGATCTTCGTCGAGCCCATCCAGGGCGAGGGCGGCTACATCGTCCCCGGCGAGGGCTGGATGCGACGGCTGCGCGAGCTGTGCGACGAGCACGGCATCCTGCTCGTGGCCGACGAGGTGCAGTGCGGCATGGGGCGCACCGGGACCATGTGGGCCATCGAGCAGACCGGCGTCGAGCCCGACGTCCTGCTCTCCGCCAAGGGCATCGCCTCGGGTCTGCCGCTGGGCGCCTTCATCGCCAGGGCCTCCCTCATGGAGAGCTGGGGCGTCGGCACCCACGGGTCCACCTACGGCGGCAGCCCCGTGCCCTGCGCGGCCGGTCTCGCGACGCTGCGCGTCATCGAGTCCGAGGGCCTGCTGGAGCATGCCCGCACCGTCGGCGACCAGGTCCTGGCCGGGCTTCGCGAGATCCAGGCCGCCCACCCCGAGGCCGTCGTCGACGTGCGCGGCGTCGGCCTGATGATCGGGGTCGAGTTCGCCGACTCCGCGCTGTCCGCCGCCGTCCAGCAGGCTGCCTTCGAGCGCGGTCTGCTCGTGCTCGAGGCGGGCGAGAGCGTGGTGCGGATGTCGCCCCCGCTGGTGGTGACGCCGGAGGAGGCCCGGACCGGTCTGCGCATCTTCGGGGAGGCCGTCGCGGCCGCCGCGGGCGCGGCGTCGCTCGGCGGCTGA
- a CDS encoding aspartate aminotransferase family protein → MGSRHVFSRGGGDRVRIDHGEGAVLVDVEGRRYLDAAGGAVVVGVGHGVDEVVQAAAAQASRVSYVHGSAFSSEVLEEYADALAPLLPLEDPRIYPVSGGSEAVESALKMVRAYHLARGEDRDVVIGRRGSYHGNSRGALSVSGRAGLRAPYLPWLTGAEHTSTPYEYRCAFPDTHPHGCGARHAQVLEETIERVGPGRVAAFVAEPVAGAGLGACVPPDDYWPAVTEVCRRHGVLVVADEVMTGFGRTGRWFASEHFGLRPDVLTAGKGTASGYWPLGLAVVSGPVHEVLARAGFVHGFTYSHHVVGAATGLAVLRILQRDGLVEASARQGARLQDALHRHLARVPGIGDVRGRGLLQAVELVADEATREPFPRAERVIERVSEACREQGVLVYPSTGCADGTNGDLLLLGPPLVVTDAEVDQIAAGVARGIHQVLGATGR, encoded by the coding sequence GTGGGCTCGCGGCACGTCTTCTCCCGGGGTGGCGGCGACCGGGTCCGGATCGACCACGGCGAGGGCGCGGTCCTCGTCGACGTCGAGGGCCGCCGCTACCTCGACGCGGCCGGCGGCGCGGTCGTCGTGGGCGTCGGTCACGGGGTGGACGAGGTCGTGCAGGCCGCCGCCGCCCAGGCGTCCCGGGTCTCCTACGTGCACGGCTCGGCCTTCTCCAGCGAGGTGCTGGAGGAGTATGCCGACGCCCTCGCCCCGCTGCTCCCGCTGGAGGACCCGCGCATCTACCCCGTCTCCGGCGGGAGCGAGGCGGTGGAGTCGGCCTTGAAGATGGTGCGGGCCTACCACCTGGCCCGCGGCGAGGACCGCGACGTCGTCATCGGCCGGCGCGGCTCCTACCACGGCAACAGCAGGGGTGCCCTGAGCGTGTCCGGGCGCGCCGGGCTGCGGGCTCCCTACCTGCCCTGGCTCACCGGTGCCGAGCACACCAGCACCCCCTACGAGTACCGCTGCGCCTTCCCCGACACCCACCCGCACGGCTGCGGGGCGCGGCACGCCCAGGTGCTGGAGGAGACCATCGAGCGCGTCGGCCCCGGGCGCGTCGCGGCCTTCGTGGCCGAGCCGGTCGCGGGCGCCGGGCTGGGGGCCTGCGTGCCGCCGGACGACTACTGGCCGGCCGTGACCGAGGTCTGCCGCCGGCACGGCGTCCTGGTCGTCGCCGACGAGGTCATGACCGGCTTCGGGCGCACCGGCCGGTGGTTCGCCAGCGAGCACTTCGGCCTGCGCCCGGACGTGCTCACGGCCGGCAAGGGCACCGCCTCGGGCTACTGGCCCCTCGGCCTCGCGGTCGTCAGCGGCCCAGTGCACGAGGTGCTGGCCCGCGCCGGCTTCGTCCACGGCTTCACCTACTCCCACCACGTCGTCGGTGCCGCCACCGGGCTGGCGGTCCTGCGGATCCTGCAGCGCGACGGCCTGGTCGAGGCCTCGGCCCGGCAGGGTGCCCGGCTGCAGGACGCCCTGCACCGCCACCTCGCCCGGGTCCCCGGCATCGGCGACGTGCGCGGGCGCGGGCTGCTGCAGGCCGTCGAGCTGGTCGCGGACGAGGCGACCCGAGAGCCCTTCCCGCGCGCCGAGCGGGTGATCGAGCGGGTCAGCGAGGCCTGCCGGGAGCAGGGCGTGCTCGTCTACCCGAGCACCGGCTGCGCGGACGGGACGAACGGCGACCTGCTGCTGCTCGGCCCGCCGCTCGTCGTGACCGATGCCGAGGTGGACCAGATCGCGGCCGGGGTGGCGCGCGGCATACACCAGGTGCTCGGGGCCACCGGCCGCTAG
- a CDS encoding HIT family protein, with translation MACLFCRIVAGEEPAETVLEREDVVGFLDTRPVFKGHVLLVPRRHVDTLTELPDDLVVPLFAAARDVAAAVRTALGAQGSFVAMNNVVSQSVPHLHVHVVPRTKGDGLRGFFWPRTRYAGPEAADYAARLRAVLDPQN, from the coding sequence ATGGCCTGCCTCTTCTGCCGCATCGTCGCCGGTGAGGAGCCGGCCGAGACCGTCCTCGAGCGGGAGGACGTGGTCGGCTTCCTGGACACCCGCCCGGTCTTCAAGGGGCACGTGCTGCTCGTGCCCCGGCGCCACGTCGACACGCTCACCGAGCTGCCCGACGACCTCGTGGTGCCGCTCTTCGCCGCCGCCCGCGACGTCGCGGCGGCCGTGCGCACGGCGCTGGGCGCCCAGGGCAGCTTCGTGGCGATGAACAACGTGGTCAGCCAGTCGGTGCCGCACCTGCACGTCCACGTCGTGCCTCGGACGAAGGGCGACGGCCTGCGCGGGTTCTTCTGGCCGAGGACGCGCTATGCCGGTCCCGAGGCGGCCGACTACGCCGCCCGGCTGCGTGCGGTGCTGGACCCGCAGAACTAG